The following are from one region of the Candidatus Bathyarchaeota archaeon genome:
- a CDS encoding corrinoid protein, protein MFSSLIDAVVNFDVEGVRRLAQEVVDKGIDPYEAITEALNEGMRIVGEKYEAKEYFLSELLLAGESMKAALEVLTPHLKAGGVKAIGKVVIGTVKGDIHDIGKTIVVTLLRSAGFEVVDLGVDVSAERFLEGVREADANILAMSALLTTTMPYMGEVIKKLEEEGLRDKVTVIVGGAPLSEEYAKRIGADLYAADAVEAARKLRDHMERSF, encoded by the coding sequence ATATTTAGCTCCTTGATCGATGCCGTCGTCAACTTCGACGTGGAAGGGGTGAGGAGGCTCGCCCAAGAGGTCGTAGATAAGGGCATAGATCCTTACGAGGCGATAACTGAGGCCCTAAACGAGGGAATGAGGATAGTAGGCGAGAAGTACGAGGCGAAGGAGTATTTTCTCTCCGAGCTGCTGTTAGCGGGGGAGTCCATGAAAGCCGCCCTCGAGGTACTGACCCCTCACCTGAAGGCGGGTGGGGTGAAGGCGATCGGCAAAGTAGTGATAGGCACGGTTAAAGGGGACATACACGATATAGGGAAAACGATAGTGGTGACGCTGCTGCGGTCGGCCGGATTCGAGGTGGTCGATCTCGGGGTCGACGTGTCCGCCGAGAGGTTCCTTGAGGGCGTCAGGGAAGCCGACGCCAACATTCTTGCGATGTCCGCCTTGTTAACCACCACCATGCCCTACATGGGGGAGGTTATAAAGAAGCTGGAGGAGGAAGGGCTGAGGGATAAGGTGACGGTGATAGTTGGAGGGGCTCCGTTAAGCGAGGAATACGCTAAAAGGATAGGGGCCGACTTATACGCTGCGGACGCCGTGGAGGCCGCTAGAAAACTAAGGGACCATATGGAAAGGAGTTTCTGA
- a CDS encoding uroporphyrinogen decarboxylase family protein, whose protein sequence is MGGGMNPRDRVLEALNLREPDRVPVVPFIISFAAKYAGIKFIEYCRDPRRLSKAQLLTAEEFGVDAVYVDSDAVVEAEAFGADVVYFEDEVPSMGSPRVKSIEDVEALGTPDPLRDGRMPVWIEATRILSGEAGDRLGVFTNINGPFQVAAQLRGITGMCMDMYRNPELVERLLETTTEAAVRFAQAEVEAGSDAIVMGESLASPNLISPRQFERFVLPYDRKVISEVDAPFLLHICGDATLIIDLMVATGTRFLEVDTPVDLAKIREKYDNRVGIRGNVSTSLLLSGTPGEVEEAAKQCIAKAAKGGGFILGSGCEVPKNTPPANLKAMVKAAEIHGAYQRQDLGPGLV, encoded by the coding sequence ATGGGTGGTGGCATGAATCCTAGGGATCGCGTCCTGGAAGCCCTGAACCTGAGGGAGCCCGACAGGGTTCCGGTAGTCCCGTTCATAATATCCTTCGCGGCCAAGTACGCGGGGATAAAATTTATAGAGTATTGCAGGGATCCCAGGAGGCTCTCCAAGGCCCAGCTGTTGACGGCCGAGGAGTTCGGCGTCGACGCGGTCTATGTGGACTCCGACGCGGTGGTAGAGGCCGAGGCCTTCGGGGCCGACGTCGTATACTTCGAGGATGAAGTCCCATCCATGGGATCGCCGAGGGTCAAATCCATCGAAGACGTAGAGGCTTTGGGGACGCCGGATCCCCTCAGGGACGGCAGGATGCCCGTGTGGATAGAGGCCACCCGGATACTCAGCGGGGAGGCAGGGGATAGGCTGGGGGTCTTCACCAATATAAATGGGCCTTTCCAGGTGGCAGCCCAGCTCCGGGGCATAACCGGCATGTGCATGGATATGTACAGGAATCCTGAACTCGTGGAGAGGCTGCTCGAAACCACCACGGAGGCCGCCGTGAGGTTCGCCCAGGCCGAGGTCGAGGCCGGATCCGACGCCATAGTCATGGGGGAATCCCTAGCGTCGCCTAACTTAATATCTCCGAGGCAGTTCGAACGCTTCGTTCTCCCATACGATCGAAAAGTGATAAGCGAGGTAGACGCACCATTCCTACTCCACATATGCGGAGACGCAACCCTCATAATAGACTTGATGGTGGCTACGGGCACGCGCTTCCTGGAGGTGGATACCCCCGTCGACCTCGCCAAGATAAGGGAGAAGTACGATAATAGGGTCGGGATCAGGGGGAACGTCAGCACGAGCCTCCTCCTTTCTGGAACCCCGGGGGAAGTGGAGGAGGCAGCTAAGCAATGCATAGCCAAGGCGGCTAAAGGTGGAGGGTTCATCCTAGGTTCGGGATGCGAGGTCCCGAAGAACACGCCCCCAGCTAACCTTAAGGCTATGGTGAAGGCAGCCGAAATACATGGAGCATATCAGAGACAAGATTTAGGCCCGGGCCTAGTCTAG
- a CDS encoding Gfo/Idh/MocA family oxidoreductase, with amino-acid sequence MEKFGAAIHGAGWVATQHVKAYINNPHTEVVAISSRRESSAKNLANMYGLKEVKIYTDYDKLLDDPEVDIISICTPQHLHSEETVKAAEAKKHILIEKPVAIDLEGLKAMRDAVRKARVKTVVSFVLRWNPCIETVKSMIADDFLGDVYYVETDYQSHISDWWSGWDWARRKDIGVSSFLVAGVHALDMARWFAEKDRFKASNVVEVVAYADGWRKGLGEKPMEYDGLEVMLVRFENGVLGKVTSNYDVIMPYNFVWSVFGNKGTVKNNRVWSKKFPGQNDWVEIPAIMPDTAEVGHHPFQAEIDHFVDCILSDRESHCNLEDAVNTHEAALAAIISEKEDNRKVKLPLIK; translated from the coding sequence ATGGAAAAGTTTGGAGCTGCAATCCATGGAGCAGGCTGGGTTGCCACCCAGCACGTTAAAGCATACATAAACAATCCCCATACAGAGGTAGTAGCCATCTCCAGCCGTAGAGAATCCAGCGCCAAGAACTTAGCCAATATGTACGGTTTAAAGGAAGTTAAGATATACACCGATTATGATAAGTTGCTGGATGACCCTGAGGTAGATATAATCTCCATATGTACCCCCCAGCATCTGCACTCCGAAGAGACGGTGAAGGCTGCGGAGGCGAAGAAGCACATCCTGATAGAGAAGCCCGTGGCAATAGACCTGGAGGGATTGAAGGCTATGAGGGACGCCGTGAGGAAGGCCAGGGTCAAGACAGTCGTAAGCTTCGTCCTCCGCTGGAACCCGTGCATCGAGACCGTGAAGAGCATGATAGCTGATGACTTCCTGGGCGACGTATACTACGTTGAGACCGATTATCAATCCCATATCAGCGATTGGTGGTCGGGCTGGGATTGGGCCCGCAGGAAGGATATAGGGGTGAGCTCCTTCCTCGTAGCGGGCGTCCACGCACTGGATATGGCGAGATGGTTCGCTGAGAAGGACCGGTTCAAAGCGAGCAACGTAGTTGAAGTCGTAGCCTACGCCGACGGGTGGAGGAAAGGTTTAGGGGAGAAGCCCATGGAATACGATGGATTAGAGGTCATGCTGGTCAGGTTTGAAAACGGGGTCCTAGGCAAAGTCACCTCGAACTACGATGTCATAATGCCCTACAACTTCGTCTGGTCGGTCTTCGGGAACAAGGGGACCGTTAAAAACAACAGGGTTTGGTCGAAGAAGTTCCCGGGACAGAACGATTGGGTCGAGATCCCGGCTATAATGCCCGATACAGCTGAGGTGGGGCATCACCCGTTCCAGGCTGAGATAGATCATTTCGTGGATTGCATATTATCTGATAGGGAGAGCCACTGCAACCTCGAGGACGCCGTGAACACCCATGAAGCAGCCCTAGCAGCGATAATATCGGAGAAAGAGGATAACAGGAAGGTCAAACTTCCCCTCATAAAATAA